A genomic region of Cydia strobilella chromosome 12, ilCydStro3.1, whole genome shotgun sequence contains the following coding sequences:
- the LOC134745989 gene encoding uncharacterized protein LOC134745989 produces MRNIGTAPLLVHCGTKAPWQIVVNKQRNDCECGCEHELGERHDEVELMVEPWSSTSMCVEVAVDTAEMWPIVEEANGVDKKCILSSYPPKREVTGQVVFSCEEGILETLPLILDVDFPRLSLEPEAIDFGFVTHGDTRKTYFSVWHSSLSATITLGVMWHGSAKLRLYPRHLRVAPGKREHVYLQYTAAWTGAPVPVEGCVRIAAAAGAGAWCRGALYVRAQPARDAKFSQEVHDHTDQWNLWPPSLPRL; encoded by the exons ATGCGAAACATCGGCACCGCTCCATTACTAGTGCATTGTGGAACCAAAGCCCCGTGGCAAATCGTCGTAAACAAGCAGCGCAACGATTGTGAATGTGGCTGCGAACATGAATTGGGTGAACGGCATGACGAGGTTGAGCTGATGGTGGAACCCTGGAGCTCGACTTCG ATGTGCGTAGAGGTCGCGGTGGATACCGCAGAAATGTGGCCGATTGTTGAAGAGGCAAATGGCGTCGACAAAAAGTGCATACTCTCGAGCTACCCTCCTAAACGTGAGGTCACCGGTCAAGTGGTGTTCTCCTGCGAGGAAGGGATTTTGGAG ACGTTGCCACTGATACTAGATGTGGACTTTCCCCGCCTGTCTCTCGAGCCGGAGGCAATTGATTTCGGATTCGTCACTCACGGAGACACACGGAAGACATACTTTTCAGTATGGCATTCAAGCC TAAGCGCGACCATCACACTAGGTGTGATGTGGCACGGTAGCGCGAAGCTGCGGCTTTATCCTCGCCACTTGCGCGTCGCCCCGGGGAAACGCGAACATGTCTACCTCCAGTATACTGCTGC ATGGACAGGCGCCCCTGTACCAGTAGAAGGCTGCGTCCGCATAGCGGCAGCCGCCGGCGCGGGTGCGTGGTGCCGCGGTGCGCTGTACGTGCGCGCTCAGCCCGCTCGCGACGCTAAGTTTAGCCAGGAGGTTCACGACCACACGGATCAATGGAACCTGTGGCCCCCGTCACTGCCTCGGTTGTAA